TTGGAGTTTTGGACTAGTGAAAATTttaatatcggggtcagaatccaattccgaaagtttgagtaggtctgtagtgttgaatatgacttgtgtgcaaattttaggGTCAATCGGATGTAGTTTGGTTGATTTCaacatcggttgtagaattttaaagtttcaagttcattaggtttGGATTTGAGGATGAATTGTATTTttaacgttgtttgatgtgatttgagggctcgactaagttcgtatggtgttttaggattcGTTTGTATGTTTCGTTGAGGTCCTAGGGACCTCGGGTGTGTTTAGGATGCTCAAAGGGTGAAAACTTGGAATTAGAGGATTTTCTGGTGTGCTGATTCTGGTGTTTTCACACCTATGGTAGGGAACCACAAGTACGAACGACCAATTGCAGAAAAGGATTTTGGGAGAAGGTCCGGGGTTGCAGGTGCGAGGGGAATTCCGCATCTGCTATGCCTACATGTACGagtgaaggaaatgaaggagcagtctgggaccgcagaagcggatgtggATCCGCAGGTGCGACCTCTTGTTCACAGAAGTAGACGAGGTGCATTAAGTGAAAAGCCACACCTGCAAAGGAAATTCCGCAGGTGCAAGATCGGAGATGCGGTCCTGGGATGGCAGAAGCGGAAATCATTGGGCAGAAAAGGAGATTTTTGAGGGATTGaaattcatatcacaaaattcaaTTTGGAGCTCGATGCAAGGCGATTTTTCTTGAGGTTTTGAAGGAGAGCTATTGGGTGACTAATACTAACTCGATTTTGATCATATTACATTAATCTATTGTTGTATTTTTCATCTAATTAGAGGATTTGAGTGGGGAAATTGGGGAAAAAGTCCCCCAACCAAAAATCTGAGAATTGAGTGGGATTTAGGCATCAGATTTGGATGATTTTTGCACGAGTGATCTAGTGAGTGAATGGGTATTCATAATTTGTGACTGTtgcccgattccgagacgtgggcctagggAGAATTTTTGggtgtttttctattttcttgcttTAGCTTTGATTACATTAGCTAAATCAGTTGCTTGTAtctatatttacgttatgtaattgatttgattagatttgggccactcaaagttggatactcatggcaagagcgtgatttcagatTGATTAGAGCTtgcttcgaggtaagtggcttgcctaaccttgggGGGGGggactccccttaggatttggtaccgTTTGATATATGAGCGTCGTATACGTatggtgacgagtgcgtacacatgcTATTTGTTGAAAAACCCCATTTGCCTTAAGCAAATAtctgttttcttttaattgaGCAACCCTAGTATATGTAACTatcctgtttagcttaggaaagtatgCCTACGTGTCTTAACTGTCTTAACGGCCCTAAACTGCCTATCTGAACTCTGTGTAGCACATTTAGTGAAAATTACTTGTCTTCTTTGATATGAACTTAGTCTAAACTATAGAATTCCTTGTTAAAACTGTTGTACATGTTGATTGagttgtatatttactttgggattacagaacggtattccgggagatccccttatacatttacatttgggactatgggacggtatacCGGGAGATCCCCCAGTACTGtatatttactttgagactactgaatggtatttcgggagattcccctacacatttacgtttcggactacgggacggtatacCAGGAgaccccctgcacatttacgtttgggactacaagacggtatcccgggagatcccctattttATCTCTTTGTATTGAGCTATTGTTTTTCTGCGATTTCATTCTCGTTAAATATTAGTATTTATCTTTATTGTGATATTTCCTTCTGTATTattctgtatatatatatatatatatatatatatatatatatatatatatatatatatatatatactagtaagGCCCTGACATGATctcatcactactcgatcgaggttaggcttggcacttactaggtaccgctataatgtactcatgccctttcatgtacatattttcatgtgcagatctaggtacctcatATTAGTTGCATTACCAGTGAGGTGAGATGACAATAGAGACTTCGAGGGTATCTGTCGCGTCAGTAGACCAAGGAGTCCTTATTTACTCTTCCTCAAGTTAAAGACTTCTTGTAGTTTCTTCTTGCGTTAGACTCTGGAGTATGGGAGTACTGTGTCTTTATTTAGCTGACTTATGACATTATGGGTTTTGGGAGAGTCATAGAGTTATATACTGTTCATaagtgattattgtatatgccaagCGGCATCCCATTTTCTTGTTTAAAAATTTACTTTTTAGTTGATACCTTTTATGTTTGGTTCCTTTATccgtaaatgttaggcttacatagtcgtagagactaggttccgtcacgatggttcacggaggaagAAATagagtcatgacaagttggtatcatagctctaggtttataggatTCGTGagtcacaagccgatttattagagtctcgtagatcggtttggagacgtctgtacttatcttcggaaGGCTatagaactgttaggaaaattacacttcatttgattccttgtcgtgcgagattattgacttcaaaattgtaaacttctgtcttctattcccCCACAGATAGTGAGTACACGTGTTATTGGGGATGGCCAGGCACCTGTGCCCCCCGTTAGAGCCGCCAGAGGCCGTGGCCGGGATAGAAGGCGAGGAAGCGCACATGGTGCAACTAGAGCACCCGGCCGAGCtgctacagaggagccaccagtagctccagctGGAGCACAAGCACTTGATACacccactactactactactcaagctctccaggagacccttgcacagttcatgagcatgtacatcactctagctcaggcagggttgattcccctttctacagccacatctcaggctgggagAGGAGCACAAACTCTCGTCGCCCCCACCTTAGAGCAGCGAGTTCAGGTTGCTCAGATCCTAGAGGTTATAGCGGTACTGCCTGTAGCCCCAGCTCAGCTCGAGGGTAGGGCAGCAGTTTCAGAGGAGGAGGAGTAGAGGCTAGAGAGGTATAAAAAGTACGAACATCCTACATTTAGTGGTCTAATATTAGAGGATGCTCAAGGATTTTTGGAGGAGTGCCACCATATCCTCCGCACTATTAGCATAGAAGAgccgagtggggtttctttcactaccttccaactTCGAGGGGTAGCCTATCGGTAGTGGCATACTTTTGAATTGGACAGTCCAGCTAAGGAAACTTCCCTTACATGGACTCAGTTCTCGGATACATTTTTGAAGGAGTATGTCCCTCAAAGCCTCAGGTAAGCATAGTGTGCGGAGTGTGAGCAGTTGTGCCAGGGTATTATGACTGTTTTAGAGAATGCTATTCATTTCACtaacttggctaggcatgcacctaccttggtttctacagtttgAGAGTGGATTTGtcagtttattgaggggctcattcccaacattaggtctagcatggctcgggaGTTATAGATGGATATCGCGTATCAGCAGGTGGGGAGTATTGCTAGAAGAGTAGAGGGCATGCTTGCTTGAGATAGGAAGGAGAGAGAGGTCaaaaggtctcgagagtcaggccattattctggtgcccatgcCCCAAGTGTAGTTCATCATGGTAGGGTATGTGTGAGTCGacccattcattcagctcttctagctgctaatggtattctagctcctcctagaccttaggagcctgattatgcacctccaatatctagtgtgcctcctgcacggggtgctttagtggtcagtccagcagacctagccTGAGCCAGTCGTCACaccctcccaaagcttgttttgagtatggcgacactcgccatatggtgagggattgtccTAGTCTTAGgagggtgcacctccatagacttctcagtcGTAGCATGCTCCACAGGGTTCTTAGGCTATGATTACGACACCAACTGCCACCACACTTGCCCAGCCATCTtgaggtggaggttggggagatagaggtcgccctagagagggaggttaggccagatactatgcccttcttgCTCGTATAGAGGCTGTTACTTCCAATTCTATCATTACAAGTATTGAAGGGTTTTTACCCACTCAttatcatcaatttcggcttcagcaacaatccgaagagatggaatttcaacttctgcgggtatcactacttaagtaccataaaccaacaaataaggagttgcagctactgaagtgcgaacagtagtgcgataaccaaGCAAAGAAAaaggcaacttctcatgccattgcctggaaccttgtaccattttctgaagtatcttctttatgttcttgttggctgcctcgacaaCTCCATTCTCCTTGGGGCGATACGGAGTGGAATTCTGATGCGTAATCTGGAACTGTTGGCATActtccttcatcaaatgactgttaagATTGGCGCCATTATATGtaatgattacctttgggattccgaaacgacaaatgatatttgaatgaacaaaattgaCCACTACCTTCTTGGTCATATATTTGAAAGTttcagcttcaacccacttggtgaaatagtcaatggccacaAGAATGAACCAGTGTTCATTTGATGTCGCAGGCTcaattggtccgataacatccatgaCCAAAGCTACAAAAAGACACGGTGCGTACATTGTGTACAactcagatggcggagaatgaatcaagtctccatgtaccTAGCAATGATGACACTTTCGCACAAAGCTGATGCAATCTcgttccatggtaagccaataataccccgctcaaaggatcttctttgccagaacataccccgCTCATATGCGGCCCACAAACTTCGGAATATACCTCGAccatgatagtcgtggcttgcTTAGCATCGATGTACCTCGAcagcccaagatctggagttcttttgtataaaattcccccgctcaagaaaaatccactagccaaacgtttaattgttctcttttgatcacctgtggcttgtatcgaatatacccccatcctgatgtactccctgatatcatggaaccacatttcaccatcaagttcttcctcaACCGCATtacaataggcatgctgatcacaaaCTTGaatgtgcagagggtcaacataagctttgtatggatggtgcaacattgacgccaaggtagccaaagcatcggcaacctcattatggatccttgggatatgtcTGAATTCTATTGATCGAAAACGTTGACAAAGAttatgcaaacattgtcgatatggtatgagcttcaaatcccatATCTctaattctccttgaatctggtgcaccaaaaggtccgagtctcccaacaCAAAGACTTCCTGGactcccatatctacagctaacctcAGTCCCAAAATACGTGCCTCATACTCagcgatgttgttagtacagtagaaacgaagcttggccgtaacagggtagtgatgtcctgtttcagaaataagcatgACCCCTATTCCGACACCTTTTATGTtagcggctccgtcaaagaaaagtttccaacctggtttttcaacATGCTCCacctcgtcaatatgcatcaccacttcatcgggaaaataagttctcaatggttcatactcttcatcga
This genomic stretch from Nicotiana sylvestris chromosome 9, ASM39365v2, whole genome shotgun sequence harbors:
- the LOC138877622 gene encoding uncharacterized protein, with the protein product MKAQALADHLAENPVDEEYEPLRTYFPDEVVMHIDEVEHVEKPGWKLFFDGAANIKGVGIGVMLISETGHHYPVTAKLRFYCTNNIAEYEARILGLRLAVDMGVQEVFVLGDSDLLVHQIQGELEIWDLKLIPYRQCLHNLCQRFRSIEFRHIPRIHNEVADALATLASMLHHPYKAYVDPLHIQVCDQHAYCNAVEEELDGEMWFHDIREYIRMGVHGDLIHSPPSELYTMYAPCLFVALVMDVIGPIEPATSNEHWFILVAIDYFTKWVEAETFKYMTKKVVVNFVHSNIICRFGIPKVIITYNGANLNSHLMKEVCQQFQITHQNSTPYRPKENGVVEAANKNIKKILQKMVQGSRQWHEKLPFSLLGYRTTVRTSVAATPYLLVYGT